The Silene latifolia isolate original U9 population chromosome 4, ASM4854445v1, whole genome shotgun sequence region CATTTAAAAAACAAATGGTCATGGCTCTCTTGTTCCAACCCGTATAAGTAGCAAACATTATTCTGAATGATCTGCATTTTCCATAGCCTGTCTTGTGTCAAAAGCCTTTCCTGAGCAATGAGCCAAATAAAGAACTTATGCCTAGGCACAATCCACCTCACTGTCATCAGAGGAGCCTAGGACACCTCTGGTTCATCAGGTCGTAGGAATAGATAACCCTGCTGAACTATGTACCCCCCTGCCATTCTGTGAGTTCCATAGAAGAGATGATGTAAAACAGTCTTAACTTGGCAAATTTTACGCCAAGCCCAACTGCATTTAATGCTTGGTGTATAATTCTTCCAATCACACCTCTTAATATAGACTGAATGTACCCACTTCACCCAAAGATGATCAGCTTTCTGTTCAATCCACTACACATATTTCCCAAGGTAAGCAATATTCCAGTCTAACAGCTTCTTCAACCCAAGGCCACCCTGCTTAATGGGCTTACATACATCATCCCAAGCTACCAGAGCAGGTCCCTCTTTCTATTCAGCACCGTGCCATAAAAATTTCCTACATATAGATTCAATCTTGCTAATGACAGTCTTAGGCAAGATAAAAATCCTAGCCCAGTAAGAATGCAATGTGTTCAAGACAGACTTGATAAGAACCAGCCTGCCAGAGTAAGAAAGTTTCCTAGCACCCATGCTTCTAATCCTGTCAACCACCCTTTCCACCAAACAATGACAGTCCAAGACAGATAACCGTTTAGCTGACACATTCACACCCAAGTATCTGAATGGAAGTGTACCTTGTTTCATCCCAGTTGCAGCTTCCACCTCCTTAATCAGTTGCACATCCAATCCATTACAGTAGAAATTGGATTTAGCCTTGTTCGTAACCAAACCAGAAGCCTTAGAGAAGAAATTAAAGGCATTTAGCATCAACTCAATACTCTTCCTATCACCTTTACAGAACATAATAAGGTCATCAGCAAAACAAAGATAGTTTAAGCTAATGCTCTTACATAAAGGGTGATGTCTGAACATGTTGTGCCTCTGTATGACTCCCAAAATCCTACTGAGATACTCAACACAAATCGTGAAAAGCAGAGGAGATAAGGGATCCCCTTGTCTTAGGCCTCTTTTCTCATGGAAGAAGCCAAAGATTTCCCCATGTAAAGCTATGGAGTAAGCTGGGGTAGTCACACATTGCATAATAAGAGCATGGTTTGATCAGGAAAATCTAAGGCAGTTAACATCTCCTGAATAAAATCCCAATCCACTGAGTCATAGGCCTTCTGAAGGTCTAATTTCATCAATAATCTAGGAGAGCATGCTCTTCTCTTGTACAACCTAACGAGGTCCTGACAAATTAAGATGTTCCCAACTATGTCCCTCCTTTTGATGAACGCACTCTGAGAACCACTAATGATCTCAGGCAGGATATCACTCAACCTATTACAAATTACCTTTAAAAGGCATTTATAAATGGTGTTGCAGCAAGCAATTGGTCGAAATTGGATAACATTTTTAGAAATTTCGACCTTTGGCACTAAAGTAATGACTGTGGCATTACATTGCTTCAATACTTTACTTTTGCTGAAAGCATCCCTTATTGCTCCACTGACATCCTTCCCCACAATGTGCCATGTATCCTTGAAAAACTGACTACTATACCCATCAGGGCCAGGTGCCTTGTTTCCAGGGATGTCAAACATGGCTTCCTTGATTTCTGCATCAGTGAGAGGGGCAATTAATCTCACTCTATGTTCAGCAGTTAGACATTTTACCGTTCTTACAATTGACTGCTTAACACGATCCACATGTTTAGAATCACCTAGAGAGACTTATAGAACTCCTCAAAAGCATTCTTAATGTTATCAGAGAAGAGGCATTCTTGTTGTCTCATGTCTTTGACCCTGTGCACTCTATTCTGACTTCTCCTCCTTTTAATTGCAGAATGAAAGCGAAAGAAGTGTTCTCATCACCCTCGCAGCCCAAGCCATTTTGGCTTTCTGACTAAGATACATATTCCTGGCCTTTCTTAATTCCATTAACTCAGCAGCATAAACTCTTTCAGAATGACACAACTCACTATTTAAAGGGTCTTGTGCCAACTTCATTTGAAACTCTTTAAGAGCAGTCTCAGTAACATTAGTAAGGTTTTCAATGTCACTGAACTGCTCTTTGTTAAG contains the following coding sequences:
- the LOC141651181 gene encoding uncharacterized protein LOC141651181 is translated as MSSCGFWNVRGLNSINKQYEIKRFLNQNKVGLFGLVETKIKSHRWLQVQNNLCDNWSICTNSSLHSGGRIWLLWDPVLFTVNVKDMTDQVIHTEIYDKVRRKSFCFTLVYGLNKAAERESLWSCLRQYQRSILGPWMVCGDFNAMSIDERIGGAKVTRADIVPLAEVIHDCQLFDLKAIGAFFTWNNKHKTGERVYSRVDRVLVNDDWINDYPDSVANFLPEGLFDHCPCLINFESQTLQKPKPFKYYKMCALAKDFDSIVSRCWETDVQGTLMYRVVTNLKVFKGEFKKLNKEQFSDIENLTNVTETALKEFQMKLAQDPLNSELCHSERVYAAELMELRKARNMYLSQKAKMAWAARSIVRTVKCLTAEHRVRLIAPLTDAEIKEAMFDIPGNKAPGPDGYSSQFFKDTWHIVGKDVSGAIRDAFSKSKVLKQCDRKSIELMLNAFNFFSKASGLVTNKAKSNFYCNGLDVQLIKEVEAATGMKQGTLPFRYLGVNVSAKRLSVLDCHCLVERVVDRIRSMGARKLSYSGRLWIEQKADHLWVKWVHSVYIKRCDWKNYTPSIKCSWAWRKICQVKTVLHHLFYGTHRMAGGYIVQQGYLFLRPDEPEVS